From one Pseudomonas sp. B21-048 genomic stretch:
- a CDS encoding ornithine cyclodeaminase family protein, giving the protein MPNTATLKLLDRDHVDALINPEQILFAVREAFFLHSAGKGQVFPVVREALETGGIFGIKSGGISSEGVLGFKAAGFWPSNRGAGGEPHQATIMLIDPATGRPLCVIDGNTVTTLRTGAAGALGLELLARKDSSRVCVFGSGVQASIQLDYALRVMPGIKEIEYLTYDRKPDQRFESMFDGRCLIRHSMEANDAVSRSDIVITATPGAGALFDLEAVAPGTHLNCVGADTRGKRELPEGLIAKARVVVDDINQATQIGETQWAPEVPVIEIGDLLTGRQVFTREAQDISVFDMTGLALQDLTVARLLFKQAKNESIGHDISWPW; this is encoded by the coding sequence ATGCCCAACACTGCCACGCTGAAGCTGCTCGACCGCGACCACGTCGACGCCTTGATCAATCCCGAACAGATCCTCTTCGCCGTAAGGGAAGCCTTCTTCCTCCATAGCGCGGGCAAGGGGCAGGTATTCCCGGTCGTTCGCGAGGCTTTGGAAACTGGTGGTATTTTTGGAATCAAGTCGGGCGGTATCAGCAGCGAGGGTGTTCTGGGATTCAAGGCGGCAGGTTTCTGGCCTTCGAACCGGGGAGCCGGTGGCGAGCCTCACCAAGCCACGATCATGCTCATTGATCCGGCAACGGGAAGGCCGCTGTGCGTTATCGATGGCAACACTGTTACCACCTTACGCACCGGCGCAGCCGGCGCCCTTGGTCTTGAATTGCTGGCAAGAAAGGACAGCTCGCGTGTCTGTGTATTCGGTTCCGGCGTTCAAGCTTCGATCCAGCTCGACTACGCTCTGCGGGTTATGCCGGGTATCAAGGAAATTGAATACCTGACTTATGACCGCAAGCCAGATCAGCGCTTTGAATCCATGTTCGATGGCCGCTGCTTGATTCGTCATAGCATGGAAGCCAACGATGCGGTGAGCCGAAGCGACATCGTGATCACTGCGACTCCGGGTGCTGGTGCGCTTTTCGATCTTGAAGCGGTCGCACCTGGCACTCACCTCAACTGCGTAGGCGCCGACACTCGCGGCAAGCGGGAGCTTCCAGAAGGCTTGATCGCCAAGGCTAGGGTGGTGGTCGACGACATCAACCAGGCGACCCAGATTGGCGAGACGCAGTGGGCTCCCGAGGTGCCGGTGATCGAAATCGGCGATTTGTTGACCGGTCGCCAAGTCTTTACCCGTGAGGCACAAGACATCTCGGTATTCGATATGACTGGTTTGGCGCTGCAAGACCTGACCGTCGCCCGCTTGCTGTTTAAGCAGGCCAAGAATGAAAGCATTGGGCACGACATTTCGTGGCCTTGGTAA
- a CDS encoding transcriptional regulator — MKKTTAEQRALLDQMEQVAKGLSETFSPFCEVVLHDLRDPEHAILAIHNNLSGRQPGDPATELGLARIADPDYPQVIANYPNRFSDGRQVKSTSIGIKDSNGKYIAALCMNVDLSLFRGLQGMLDQFSAFGGERPDETLEVAGADVIRGRIDQFAARLATTPRAMKAPDRRALLVELKETGLLDVRRAMEIVAAYLGVSRATVYNDAK; from the coding sequence ATGAAAAAAACCACTGCCGAACAACGAGCATTGCTCGATCAAATGGAACAGGTCGCGAAGGGGCTCAGCGAAACCTTCAGCCCCTTTTGCGAAGTCGTCCTGCATGATCTGCGTGACCCTGAGCACGCAATTCTTGCGATCCACAACAATCTGTCTGGTCGTCAGCCCGGAGACCCTGCCACCGAGCTCGGGTTGGCCCGTATCGCTGACCCCGACTACCCACAGGTCATTGCGAACTATCCAAACCGGTTCAGTGATGGTCGCCAGGTAAAAAGCACTTCCATCGGGATCAAGGACTCCAATGGAAAGTACATCGCCGCGTTATGCATGAACGTCGATCTTTCCCTATTTCGGGGTCTGCAAGGGATGCTTGACCAGTTCAGTGCTTTCGGGGGAGAGCGTCCGGATGAGACGCTTGAGGTTGCAGGAGCGGACGTTATTCGCGGACGTATCGATCAATTCGCCGCGCGGCTTGCTACGACTCCCCGAGCCATGAAGGCACCAGACCGCCGCGCCCTTCTCGTGGAACTGAAAGAAACCGGTCTGTTGGATGTGCGCCGAGCGATGGAAATCGTCGCGGCCTATCTGGGCGTATCACGCGCCACCGTTTACAACGACGCCAAGTAA
- a CDS encoding RidA family protein, protein MKIVATENAPRPAGHYAQGIIHGDTLHISGQLPVSPDGTHNLQASFSEQATVALGNLIAILKTAGCSIDDLVKVTVYVAGVKHWPEFDRIYSAALGVHRPARAVVPVPELHHGYLVEIEAIAQVKTA, encoded by the coding sequence ATGAAAATCGTAGCCACCGAAAATGCTCCACGCCCGGCAGGGCATTACGCTCAAGGGATCATCCATGGCGATACCCTTCACATCTCGGGGCAGCTACCCGTTAGCCCGGATGGCACTCATAATCTTCAGGCCAGCTTCTCCGAGCAAGCGACTGTGGCGTTGGGCAATCTTATTGCCATTCTAAAAACTGCTGGCTGTTCCATTGATGACCTGGTGAAGGTCACCGTCTATGTGGCAGGGGTCAAGCACTGGCCCGAGTTCGACCGCATCTACAGCGCTGCGTTGGGAGTTCATCGGCCTGCGCGCGCCGTTGTGCCGGTGCCCGAGCTTCACCATGGATATCTGGTCGAAATCGAAGCTATTGCTCAGGTGAAGACTGCCTGA
- a CDS encoding MoxR family ATPase produces the protein MSEQIEPGIQTHTAQQRQRASQLAQAVRTELQKAVIGQNRVIDDVLTALIAGGHVLLEGVPGLGKTLLVRALARCFGGEFARIQFTPDLMPSDVTGHAVYDLQTEQFKLRKGPLFTNLLLADEINRAPAKTQAALLEAMQERQVTLEGRALPIAQPFMVLATQNPIEQEGTYPLPEAELDRFMLKVRMDYPDADQELNMVRQVSRSTRADMLDVQPLRTVLQAKDVLALQRIASDLPMDDQVLDYAVRLARTTRTWPGLTLGAGPRASIALVRCARARALLRGGEFVIPDDIKGCALAVLRHRVRIAPELDIEGLEVDQVLKQLLDQVPAPRL, from the coding sequence ATGAGTGAACAGATCGAGCCCGGCATACAGACCCACACCGCCCAGCAGCGCCAGCGCGCCAGCCAGTTGGCCCAAGCGGTCAGGACGGAATTGCAGAAAGCCGTGATCGGCCAGAACCGCGTGATCGACGATGTGCTCACCGCCCTGATCGCCGGTGGCCATGTGTTGCTCGAAGGCGTGCCGGGGTTAGGCAAGACCTTGTTGGTGCGCGCCCTCGCTCGCTGCTTCGGCGGCGAATTCGCGCGCATCCAGTTCACCCCGGACCTGATGCCCAGCGACGTCACCGGGCACGCGGTGTACGACTTGCAAACCGAGCAATTCAAGCTGCGTAAAGGCCCGCTGTTTACCAATCTGCTGCTGGCCGACGAGATCAACCGCGCCCCGGCGAAAACCCAGGCGGCGCTGCTCGAAGCCATGCAGGAACGCCAAGTCACCCTCGAAGGCCGCGCCCTGCCCATCGCGCAACCGTTCATGGTGCTCGCCACGCAAAACCCCATCGAACAGGAAGGCACTTACCCGTTGCCGGAAGCCGAGCTCGACCGCTTCATGCTCAAGGTTCGCATGGACTACCCCGACGCCGATCAGGAATTGAACATGGTGCGCCAGGTCAGCCGCTCGACCCGGGCCGACATGCTTGATGTGCAACCGTTGCGCACCGTGTTGCAAGCCAAGGACGTGCTGGCCTTGCAGCGCATTGCCAGTGATCTGCCAATGGACGATCAGGTACTCGATTACGCCGTGCGCCTGGCCCGCACCACCCGAACCTGGCCAGGGTTGACCCTGGGCGCCGGGCCACGCGCCTCCATCGCATTGGTGCGCTGCGCCCGCGCCCGGGCCTTGTTGCGCGGCGGCGAATTTGTAATTCCCGATGACATCAAAGGCTGCGCGCTGGCCGTTCTGCGTCACCGTGTGCGAATTGCCCCGGAGCTGGACATCGAAGGGCTGGAAGTCGATCAGGTGCTCAAGCAACTGCTCGATCAAGTACCGGCGCCGCGGTTGTGA
- a CDS encoding asparaginase yields the protein MNKPVIDGESMLNEVSGKFRLARALTLFISMTMCASTLSAQEKSMETVSQSSARPRVLLLATGGTIAGSADSRGVGAYNSGAVSAQQLIDAVPGLSSLAQLSSDQVAKVGSQDMTDDIWMKLAKRAQHELDEGNVDAVVITHGTDTMEETAFFLDLVLDINKPVVMVGSMRPSTGLGADGPANIYQAVKVAIDPEASGRGVMVVMNEQIESARGVTKMHSTNVQAMQSPNLGSIGFVDPGHVRFVQAVPTHRGAALALPADGKLPRVEVIYCHANMDARQIDHAVEDGAKGIVLAGVGDGNASKAALAALKKAAAKGVLVVRSTRVAQGYVNRNIEFNDDQSGFVAAVDLNPQKARVLTQLLLVNGVSEPQKAQEAFSNVR from the coding sequence ATGAACAAGCCAGTGATTGACGGTGAATCTATGTTGAATGAGGTCAGCGGTAAGTTTCGCTTGGCCCGTGCGTTAACTCTTTTTATCAGTATGACGATGTGCGCTTCCACATTATCCGCGCAGGAGAAATCTATGGAGACAGTGTCCCAATCCTCGGCCCGTCCCCGCGTGTTGCTACTGGCAACGGGAGGCACCATTGCGGGCTCCGCTGACAGCCGGGGCGTGGGCGCTTACAACTCCGGCGCAGTGAGTGCCCAACAACTGATCGATGCAGTGCCTGGTTTGTCCAGCCTTGCACAGCTGAGCAGCGATCAGGTAGCCAAGGTTGGCTCTCAAGACATGACCGACGACATCTGGATGAAACTTGCCAAGCGAGCGCAACACGAACTCGATGAAGGTAACGTCGATGCGGTTGTCATTACCCATGGGACGGACACGATGGAGGAAACAGCGTTCTTCCTCGACCTCGTTCTGGACATCAATAAGCCTGTGGTGATGGTGGGGTCAATGCGTCCCTCGACCGGACTGGGAGCAGATGGCCCGGCAAACATTTATCAGGCCGTGAAAGTCGCTATCGATCCCGAAGCAAGTGGACGAGGCGTGATGGTGGTCATGAACGAGCAAATCGAAAGCGCTCGGGGGGTCACCAAAATGCACAGTACCAATGTGCAAGCGATGCAGTCCCCTAACCTGGGGTCTATCGGTTTCGTCGATCCTGGGCATGTACGATTCGTCCAAGCCGTCCCAACTCATCGCGGGGCAGCGTTAGCGCTTCCTGCTGATGGAAAGCTGCCACGCGTCGAGGTGATCTACTGCCATGCAAATATGGATGCTCGGCAAATCGATCACGCCGTCGAAGATGGGGCGAAGGGGATTGTCCTGGCCGGCGTGGGCGACGGCAATGCATCAAAAGCCGCTCTAGCCGCGCTGAAAAAAGCCGCCGCCAAGGGAGTCCTCGTCGTTCGCTCGACTCGGGTTGCTCAGGGCTACGTGAATCGCAACATCGAATTCAACGATGACCAGAGCGGTTTTGTCGCTGCGGTGGATTTGAATCCGCAGAAGGCGAGAGTGCTAACCCAGCTTCTCCTCGTGAATGGAGTAAGCGAACCCCAGAAGGCTCAGGAAGCTTTTTCAAACGTGCGGTAA
- a CDS encoding dicarboxylate/amino acid:cation symporter yields the protein MRNRYLVRAIVIAMVLGVLLGGLLHSHLDGEAAKSVSTNLNLITDVFLRLIKMVIAPLVFATLVTGVASMADSGSIGRVGFKAMAWFLIASLISLTIGLVLANFFQPGAGLNLVVGQATGSTGLNTATFSLPIFLSHVFPRSIVEAMGSNEVLQIVVFSLFFGAALAFVKGSGKSGIVDILEELSKVMFRITDYVMVVAPFAVFAAIASTITVHGLEMVVSFGKLVAQYFLGLAILWLLIAGAGYLAFGKRLKALLTNLREPVLVAFSTASSEAAYPKTIAALDNFGSNKRINSFVLPLGYSFNLDGSMMYQAFIVMFIAQAYNIEMTFTHQVMILLTLLVISKGTAGVARGSLVVLAAGLPMIGLPESGLLLILAIDPILDMGRTATNVFGCGVATAVIGKGSEEPVGERAASPQAV from the coding sequence ATGAGAAATAGATACTTGGTTCGTGCAATCGTAATCGCGATGGTTCTCGGCGTCTTGCTGGGCGGTCTATTGCACTCCCATCTCGATGGGGAGGCGGCAAAAAGCGTTTCTACCAATTTAAATCTGATTACGGATGTCTTCTTGCGACTGATCAAGATGGTCATCGCTCCGCTGGTTTTCGCGACACTGGTGACCGGTGTGGCGAGCATGGCCGACAGTGGTTCGATTGGCCGTGTTGGCTTCAAGGCAATGGCGTGGTTTCTGATCGCATCGCTGATCTCGCTGACCATCGGCTTAGTTCTCGCCAACTTCTTCCAACCAGGCGCGGGTTTGAATCTCGTTGTCGGCCAGGCCACCGGCAGCACGGGGCTGAACACGGCCACATTCAGCCTGCCCATTTTCCTGTCCCATGTATTTCCTCGCAGCATCGTTGAAGCCATGGGCAGCAACGAAGTGCTTCAAATCGTGGTCTTCTCTCTATTTTTCGGCGCCGCGTTGGCGTTCGTCAAAGGCAGTGGAAAGTCAGGCATCGTGGACATTCTCGAAGAGTTGTCCAAGGTGATGTTCCGCATCACTGATTATGTAATGGTCGTCGCACCGTTCGCTGTTTTCGCCGCCATCGCATCGACCATCACTGTGCACGGCTTGGAGATGGTCGTGAGCTTCGGCAAGCTGGTTGCGCAATATTTCCTGGGGCTGGCGATCCTCTGGCTGCTCATCGCCGGAGCGGGTTACCTGGCATTCGGCAAACGGCTCAAGGCGCTTTTGACCAACCTACGGGAACCGGTGCTGGTCGCTTTCTCCACTGCCAGTAGCGAAGCCGCCTACCCAAAAACCATTGCGGCGCTGGACAACTTCGGCTCCAACAAGCGTATCAACAGTTTCGTCCTGCCATTGGGCTATTCGTTCAACCTGGATGGTTCGATGATGTATCAGGCATTCATCGTCATGTTCATCGCCCAAGCCTACAACATAGAAATGACCTTCACCCATCAGGTCATGATTCTGCTCACGCTGCTGGTCATCAGTAAGGGCACTGCAGGTGTCGCACGCGGCTCGCTCGTGGTGTTGGCTGCGGGACTTCCCATGATCGGACTCCCGGAGTCCGGACTGCTGCTCATTCTGGCTATCGACCCCATCCTGGATATGGGCCGCACCGCTACGAATGTTTTTGGCTGCGGGGTGGCTACTGCCGTAATCGGAAAGGGAAGCGAAGAGCCAGTTGGCGAGCGCGCGGCCAGTCCCCAAGCCGTTTGA
- a CDS encoding threo-3-hydroxy-L-aspartate ammonia-lyase, translating into MKALGTTFRGLGNLLEEIAVDPVILPTFNEVVAAANRLEGFAHKTPVLTSRTIDEEIGAQIFFKCENLQRTGSFKFRGAFNSLAKFDEQQRKAGVVAFSSGNHAQGIALAAALLKMPATIVMPNDAPAAKVAATKGYGATIIFYDRYTEDREAIGRALAAEHGMTLIPSYDHPDVLSGQGTAAKELLESTGPLDVLFVGLGGGGMLSGTTLSTRALAPECLIYGVEPEAGNDGQESFRKGEIVHIDTPDTIADGAQTQHLGHYTFPIILNGVNDIVTVSDQELIAAMKFFAERMKIMVEPTGCLGLAAVRKMKDQLQGKKVGIIITGGNVDIERYARFLTTE; encoded by the coding sequence ATGAAAGCATTGGGCACGACATTTCGTGGCCTTGGTAACTTGCTAGAGGAAATTGCCGTGGATCCAGTAATCTTGCCAACCTTCAATGAAGTCGTAGCTGCCGCTAACCGCCTTGAAGGCTTTGCTCACAAAACCCCCGTGTTGACGTCCCGCACCATCGATGAAGAAATTGGGGCGCAGATCTTCTTCAAGTGCGAAAACCTACAACGCACCGGTTCGTTCAAATTCCGTGGTGCATTCAACTCACTGGCGAAATTCGACGAGCAACAACGTAAAGCTGGCGTGGTAGCGTTTTCTTCCGGTAATCATGCTCAAGGCATTGCTTTGGCTGCCGCCTTGCTGAAGATGCCCGCGACGATAGTAATGCCCAACGATGCCCCCGCCGCCAAAGTGGCTGCGACCAAAGGTTATGGCGCCACGATCATTTTCTATGATCGCTATACCGAAGATCGCGAGGCGATTGGCCGTGCACTGGCAGCCGAGCATGGGATGACGTTGATCCCTTCATATGACCACCCAGATGTGCTTTCAGGCCAAGGTACTGCGGCGAAAGAGCTATTAGAAAGTACCGGCCCGCTGGATGTGCTTTTCGTCGGTCTCGGGGGTGGGGGTATGTTGTCCGGGACAACCCTATCCACACGAGCGTTGGCGCCGGAGTGCCTGATCTATGGCGTCGAGCCGGAAGCAGGAAACGATGGTCAGGAATCATTCCGCAAGGGTGAGATCGTCCATATCGACACACCTGACACCATTGCCGACGGCGCTCAAACCCAGCACTTGGGGCACTACACCTTTCCGATCATTCTCAATGGCGTTAACGATATCGTCACCGTCTCCGACCAGGAGCTGATCGCGGCCATGAAGTTCTTTGCCGAGCGCATGAAGATCATGGTCGAGCCCACCGGATGTCTAGGCCTGGCAGCCGTTCGAAAGATGAAAGATCAGCTTCAGGGCAAGAAGGTCGGCATCATCATTACGGGTGGCAATGTCGACATCGAGCGCTACGCCAGATTTCTGACCACTGAATAA
- a CDS encoding DUF58 domain-containing protein gives MKPTRLLLIWLAVLLAIGIVFGALRALDIAVPSGLLAINWGLLLALLALAILDAIRLKNLPSPRVQRQMPGSLALGRWGEVRLEIEHDFAQPLNVHIFDHVPHGLDFELLPLSVELQPGQHSQIGYRLRPLKRGHFTFEHCEISLPSPMGLWSGKRLLNVVDNTRVYPDFARLYGGQLLAVDNWLSQLGVRQRQRRGLGLEFHQLREFREGDSLRQIDWKATARQRTPIAREYEDERDQQIIFMLDCGRRMRSQDDELSHFDHALNACLLLSYAALRQGDAVGLSTFASHQPRYLAPVKGTGQLNVLLNSVYDLDSTQRPADYQAAATQLLARQKRRALVVLVTNLRDEDDEELLTAVKRLSKQHRVLVASLREDLLDNLRHAPVQTLPEALAYCGTVDYLNARTQLHERLSAHGVPVVDARPSELGAELVTRYLGWKKAGEL, from the coding sequence ATGAAACCCACGCGCCTGCTGCTGATCTGGCTCGCAGTACTGCTGGCCATCGGCATCGTGTTCGGCGCATTGCGGGCACTGGACATCGCAGTTCCATCGGGCCTTTTGGCGATCAACTGGGGATTACTGTTAGCGCTGCTGGCCCTTGCAATACTCGACGCCATCCGCCTCAAAAACCTGCCCTCGCCCCGCGTGCAACGGCAAATGCCCGGCAGCCTGGCGCTCGGTCGATGGGGCGAAGTGCGACTGGAGATCGAGCACGATTTTGCGCAACCGCTTAACGTACACATCTTCGACCATGTGCCGCACGGCCTGGACTTCGAACTCCTTCCCCTGTCGGTCGAACTGCAACCCGGCCAACACAGCCAGATCGGCTATCGCCTGCGCCCACTCAAGCGCGGCCACTTCACCTTCGAACACTGCGAAATCAGCCTGCCAAGCCCAATGGGCCTATGGTCAGGCAAACGTCTACTGAACGTAGTCGACAACACCCGCGTCTACCCCGACTTCGCCCGCCTCTACGGCGGCCAACTGCTGGCGGTGGATAACTGGCTCAGCCAGCTCGGTGTACGCCAACGTCAACGGCGCGGATTGGGTCTTGAGTTTCATCAACTACGCGAATTCAGAGAAGGCGACAGCCTGCGCCAGATCGACTGGAAAGCCACGGCACGCCAACGCACACCGATTGCCCGTGAGTATGAGGATGAACGCGATCAACAGATCATCTTCATGCTTGATTGCGGGCGGCGCATGCGTAGCCAGGATGATGAGTTGTCGCACTTCGACCATGCGCTCAATGCCTGTCTGTTGCTCAGTTACGCGGCCCTGCGTCAGGGCGATGCCGTGGGGCTGAGCACCTTCGCTAGCCATCAGCCGCGCTACCTCGCGCCGGTCAAAGGCACGGGCCAACTGAACGTATTGCTCAACAGCGTCTACGACCTCGACAGCACCCAACGCCCCGCCGATTATCAAGCGGCGGCTACTCAGTTGCTGGCCCGACAGAAACGCCGGGCACTGGTGGTGCTGGTCACCAACCTGCGCGATGAAGACGATGAAGAATTGCTGACCGCCGTCAAACGCCTGAGCAAACAACATCGGGTGCTGGTGGCGAGTCTGCGCGAAGACTTGCTCGACAATCTGCGGCACGCGCCGGTGCAAACCTTGCCGGAGGCGCTGGCTTATTGCGGGACGGTGGATTATTTGAACGCCCGGACGCAGCTCCATGAGCGGTTGAGTGCTCATGGAGTGCCGGTGGTGGATGCTCGGCCCTCAGAATTGGGGGCCGAGTTGGTGACGCGGTATTTGGGTTGGAAGAAAGCCGGGGAGCTTTAG